The Streptomyces sp. NBC_00576 genome contains the following window.
GCGCCCCTCTTCGCCGGCCCCTTGGCCATCGGCACTCTTTCCGTTCCGGGCGGGGCCGCGTTCCCCGGCCTCGTGCTGCCGGACGGCCGCGTGCTCGACCTGCGTACGGCACTGGACGAACCCGCCCTGACCACCCTCGCTCTCCTGGAGCGCTGGGACGAGGAACTGCCTCGCCTGCGCGGCCTCGCGGACGAGCCGGCCGGTGACTGGCTGCCGCTGGACGACCTGTCCGTGCACGCGCCCGTCGAGCCCCGGCAGATCTTCCAGTCCGGCGCCAACTACCGGCAGCACGTGATCGACCTGGAGGTCGCGCACCGCTCCCCGGACGACCCGCGCACCGCCGAGGAGGCCCGCGCCGAGATCGCGGCGATCATGGACAAGCGGGCCACCGAGGATCTCCCGTACGTCTTCATCGGCCTGCCGACCACGATCACCGGCCCCTACGACGACGTCGTACTGCCCGCCTGGGCCAAGAAGCCCGACTGGGAGCTGGAGCTGGCCGCGGTGATCTCCCGCCCCACCTACCGGGTCACGGTGGAAGAGGCCCTTGACCACGTCGCGGGCTACACCATCGCCAACGACCTCACCGACCGGGCCACCGTCTTCCGCCGGGACATGCCCGCCATCGGCACCGACTGGCTGCGCTGCAAGAACGCTCCCGGCTTCACCCCGCTGGGCCCCTGGATCGTCCCCGCCGGGTCCGTCGCCGACCCGTCCGAGCTGCAGGTCACCCTGAAGCTCAACGGAGACACCATGCAGGACGAGTCCGCCAAGGACATGATCTTCGGCGTGGCGCGTCTGGTCTCGTACATCTCCCAGACCTCCCAACTCCTTCCCGGTGACCTGGTGTTGACCGGCAGCCCGGCCGGGAACGGCATGCACTGGGGCCGGCTGCTGCGCGACGGCGACGTGATGGACGGATCCGTCACGGGGCTCGGTGCCCAGCGCACCCACTGCGTCGCGGAGGAGGCGTCGTGAGCGGCAGCGCCACCGTGCCTGATGCGGCAGACGCCGAGGGCGCGATCGCCGAGGCCGCCAAGGCGTACTCGAACTGGGGCCGTTGGGGCGAGGACGACGTCCTCGGCACGCTCAACTTCCTGGACGCCGGAAAGCGCCGCGAGGGCGCGGCCCTCGTCCGCGACGGGGTCAGCTTCTCGCTCTCCCAGCGTTTCGACATGAACGGCCCGCAGAAGGGCTGGCGGCGACGTACGAATCCGGTGCACACCATGCTCGACACCGGCACCGACGCCGCCCTGGGCAACCAGGGTTTCCCGCACGGCATCGGCGGCGCCGACGACGTGATCGCGATGCCGCTGCAGTGCTCCACCCAGTGGGACGGCCTCGGTCACATCTTCGACCATGGCAAGGCATGGAACGGGCGAGCCGCCGAGAAGGTCGTCACCTCCGACGGCGACCTCGTCACGGGCATCGAGCACATGGCGCCGTACGTGGCCGGGAGGGGCGTCCTCCTCGATGTGGGTCTGGTCGTCGGCGAGAACGGCGAACTGCCCGACGGCTTCGCCATCACCGAGGAGCACCTGACCGCCAGCGCCGAGGCGCACGGCGTCACCGTCGGCCGCGGCGACCTCGTCCTCGTCCGCACCGGACGGCTGACCCGCGCCAAGCGTGACGGCTGGGGCGAGTACGCGGGCGGTCCCTCGCCCGGGCTGAGTTTCACCACCGCCGGCTGGCTGCACGGCAGCGAGATCGCCGGGATCGCCACCGACACCTGGGGTTTCGAGGTCCGGCCCAACGAGTTCGACCACGCCTTCCAGCCGCTGCACCAGGTCGCCATCCCCAACATCGGCCTGCTCATCGGCGAGATGTGGGACCTCGACGCGCTGGCCGAGCACTGTGCGGCCGACGGGCGGTACGAGTTCTGGCTCACCGCCGCTCCGCTGCCCATCACCGGAGCCGTCGGTTCCCCCGTGAACCCGATCGCCGTCAAGTAACGCCCCGGACCGACGGAGTGGGCCGCCCCGACAGCCGCACCCGTCCGGCTCGCACCACCACCCCTGCCGCTCGAAGTCGCGCGGCCCCACCGCAGGGAGATCCCATGACCGACCCCCGCCCCCGCACCGTCCTCGTCATCGGCGGTGGCGCCTCCGGCAACGCCGTGACCGTGCTGTTGCGGCGAGCGGGCATCACCGTGGACCTGATCGAGGCCAGGCCCGACTGGAACGTCCTCGGCTCCGGCATCACCCTCCAGGGCAACGCGCTGCGCGTACTGCGCGAACTGGGCGTGTGGGACAAGGTCCAGGAGAGCGGCTACACCTTCGACTCCGTGGGCCTGGCCACGCCCGACGGCCATGTGTTCCACGTCCAGCAGGACATCCGTACCGGCGGCGACGACCTGCCCGCGACCATCGGCATGCGGCGGCCCCGGCTCCAGGAGATCCTGTGCGAGGCGGTCCGGGCGAGCGGTGCGACGGTCCGCCTCGGCACCACCGCCGACGAGCTGGTCCAGGACGGGGCCGGCGTCACCGCCCGCTTCAGCGACGGCACCGAGGGCCGCTACAACCTCGTCATCGCCGCCGACGGTCTCAACTCCCTGACCCGCGCGATGATCGGCATCAGTGAGAAACCCGAGCCGACCGGCATGGCCATCTGGCGCGTCGCCGCACCCCGCCCGGCGGGCGTGGAGCGCACGGACCTGGCCTACGGCGGGCCCTGCTACATCGCCGGTTACTGCCCCACCAGCGAGAGCACCATCTACGCCTATCTCGTCGAGGCCAACCGCGACCGCGCCTCCATCGACCCGGCCTCGTACGCGGACGAGATGCGACGCCTCGCAGCTCCGTACGGCGGCGCCTGGCCCGAGATCGCCGCCGGCATCACCGACCCTGCGAAGGTCAACTACACCTGGTTCGACCGGCTGCTCGTCGAGGGTTCCTGGCACCGCGGCCGGGTCGTGCTGGTCGGCGACGCCGCCCATGCCTGCCCGCCCACCCTCGCGCAGGGCGCGGCCATGTCGCTGGAGGATGCCTCCGTACTGGCCGAGCTGCTGAGCGCGGAGGAGTCGTGGGATTCCCTCGACACCCTCG
Protein-coding sequences here:
- a CDS encoding fumarylacetoacetate hydrolase family protein, with the protein product MKSAATSAPLFAGPLAIGTLSVPGGAAFPGLVLPDGRVLDLRTALDEPALTTLALLERWDEELPRLRGLADEPAGDWLPLDDLSVHAPVEPRQIFQSGANYRQHVIDLEVAHRSPDDPRTAEEARAEIAAIMDKRATEDLPYVFIGLPTTITGPYDDVVLPAWAKKPDWELELAAVISRPTYRVTVEEALDHVAGYTIANDLTDRATVFRRDMPAIGTDWLRCKNAPGFTPLGPWIVPAGSVADPSELQVTLKLNGDTMQDESAKDMIFGVARLVSYISQTSQLLPGDLVLTGSPAGNGMHWGRLLRDGDVMDGSVTGLGAQRTHCVAEEAS
- a CDS encoding cyclase family protein encodes the protein MSGSATVPDAADAEGAIAEAAKAYSNWGRWGEDDVLGTLNFLDAGKRREGAALVRDGVSFSLSQRFDMNGPQKGWRRRTNPVHTMLDTGTDAALGNQGFPHGIGGADDVIAMPLQCSTQWDGLGHIFDHGKAWNGRAAEKVVTSDGDLVTGIEHMAPYVAGRGVLLDVGLVVGENGELPDGFAITEEHLTASAEAHGVTVGRGDLVLVRTGRLTRAKRDGWGEYAGGPSPGLSFTTAGWLHGSEIAGIATDTWGFEVRPNEFDHAFQPLHQVAIPNIGLLIGEMWDLDALAEHCAADGRYEFWLTAAPLPITGAVGSPVNPIAVK
- a CDS encoding FAD-dependent oxidoreductase, translated to MTDPRPRTVLVIGGGASGNAVTVLLRRAGITVDLIEARPDWNVLGSGITLQGNALRVLRELGVWDKVQESGYTFDSVGLATPDGHVFHVQQDIRTGGDDLPATIGMRRPRLQEILCEAVRASGATVRLGTTADELVQDGAGVTARFSDGTEGRYNLVIAADGLNSLTRAMIGISEKPEPTGMAIWRVAAPRPAGVERTDLAYGGPCYIAGYCPTSESTIYAYLVEANRDRASIDPASYADEMRRLAAPYGGAWPEIAAGITDPAKVNYTWFDRLLVEGSWHRGRVVLVGDAAHACPPTLAQGAAMSLEDASVLAELLSAEESWDSLDTLDDLLTRYHERRIDRVRTVVEASVLLGQWQLDGVRDADVPGLIGRTMSVLKETP